The DNA region CTTGAGCTGTCTCGGATCATACCTTTGATAATCTTCCATTTGAAAAAGAAGTTTCTCTGCAAAACTGAAGCAGAGGTGAAAGAAGCTTGGTACCCGGGAGACTTGAGCTATGCGACTAGGGTTCCAGGAGACTTGCTCATCCTCACAATCACGTTCTGCTATTCCGTTATTGCTCCTCTTATCCTCGTATTCGGCGTCACCTACTTCGGTTTAGGCTGGCTCGTCCTTAGGAATCAGGTCAGACTCTCTCCTTAATTACTATACCCATAAAAACTTAGGGTTTAAAAATGTGATCTTAAACGATTTTATTTGGGCTTATGTATGACAGGCGTTGAAAGTGTACGTCCCATCATATGAGAGCTATGGAAGAATGTGGCCGCATATTCACCAGCGCATACTAGCAGCTTTGTTTCTATTCCAAGTAGTTATGTTTGGTTACTTAGgagccaagacattcttctacACGGCCCTCGTGATCCCTCtgatcatcatctctctcatcttcgGTTACGTGTGCCGCCAGAAGTTTTACGGAGGGTTCGAACACACAGCTCTTGAGGTGGCTTGCCGTGAGCTGAAGCAGAGTCCAGACCTGGAGGAGATTTTCAGAGCATACATTCCTCATAGCTTGAGCACTCACAAACCAGACGAACACGAGTTCAAAGGCGCAATGTCTCGTTATCAAGACTTCAATGCAATATCAGCCGCTTAAAAAATTTGAAGAGGCAACCCCAAATTATCTCATagatttgatttgttgttggttttttcTAGAAGCtctttattgttgttgtgtgtgtgaattttagggtttgcttAGGATTCTTCTTTGTATGTGTTCTTGGGTTGTTGTAACATGTAACTTTGTAAGCTACTTTTAAACATCAACTTGAttttcatcatcatgatcatgattCTTCTACTgctattgatatttttataaaaaagataaagatcGAATCTGGTTGGTTCATCACATCAGTATAAGACAGACAATTCTTAAAGCAATTTAGCATTTCTTTTTCCGGAAATTTACCAAAATAGGCGCCCACTTCTTCAAACGTATTTTTATATTGAGATATGTGATCTTCATATCATGGttgaaagtttttgaaaaaaatttgacttttgaatTCAAGAGAGAGTGTTAAAGATCATTCCCATGGTTGAATCCGTAaaatattgtcgttgttgttagattgttttgttggtttagagTAAGACTGTAACTAAGGTTTAATCTGTCTCACTGACACGTTCTGTTGCAAATTGTATTTAATATAGcttcaaacatatatacattattgtCACAGTTTGATCTATGTTGATGGAGTAGAAATGTTCTAACCAAAACTCACAAAGACAAAACGATTcaagaattaaacaaataaatggAATGCAAACTGATTTATTTCTCATAAGCTATGAATCGGTTTTGGGCCGGTCGATAACGGAGAGGGGATATCTTCTGACGCACGGACGGGCTTCACCCACCTGCCGGTCTGTTTGTTGAGGATCAAACCCTTATGTGCCACTTGGTACCAACACTCAGGTATTCTTAGATGATCCAACAACATATCTGTGCTCTTGTTCACTGAAGCAACGTCTCTCCTCGCgttaaccctaaaccctgatTTCTTGCTGTGGAAGCCATCCAAAACATGGAGATAAACCTCGAGATTATGAGACCTCGCTAAGTCCGAATCGCGTTTTACGTAAGGCGAACTGAATACATCGAGCTTAAGCTGTGTTCCGACGTGCCTGTAGACCCAATTGAGCCTTGAAGTTATCgggttaattttgtttagtacTTTGTTGAACACGATACCAGGAAGCTTAGGGACAATGTCTTGCTTGTTCACCACACGTAACACCTTGACACCTAAACTGTTTAGCCTTTCCTTGAATGCCAAGTTACCTACTCTTGGCGCACCAAACGAGAACACAGAAACGTTACCAGATAAACCCGGAACATCTCTAGCCGCTTCATAAGCATTCATAAGCGCCAGGGCGCCTCCAAGGCTATGACCGGTCACGGTTAGGCTCACTTCTTCGCCTCTATCCTTAAAAAACTTCACTAGCCGCTTCACTTCCTCCATCGTCTGCTCAGATGCGCTCTCTTTATTGTATCGTGTGAGTTCGCTTTTGGAGTTATAGATACTAAAAAACCCACTTTGGACCTTGACCACGTTCTTGCCATGTTCTTCCTTGCAATCGAACGGCTCTTTACTTGTTCTAAGATCCATGAACCATTCCGTGGGAGTCACAGTTCCACGCCACGCCACAACAATATCTCTCCGACCGATCCTTAACGACTCTCTGTCTCCACTCACAGCTAAAAACCCCATCCAGTTCGAATCTTTGCTCCATGTCtctcccatagatgagcttAAGAACCACTGAGGAACATCGACATGAGACATCGCGTAGATGAATTTGGTTACCTTGTAACCATGTTTGGTCAAACCAAGCTCTTCGAAGAGTTTGTTCCTGTTGAATCTAGAGCTTCCGCAGAACTCGGATAAAGGATCGAAATCGAGTGAATCGTAGACGGATTCAACAAATTCTCCATATTTGGTTACTTCTCTCCTAAGCCATGGATGCAGAGGATTGAGAAGATTCTCCCAATTGTTGCTACCGTGAAGCTCACGCCACATTTTGGATATGTTCTCCCTTGGAGACGCAGCCGGAGTCATCAAATCTCCGCGGTCTAAGAAATCCGCGGCTGAGTATTTAGGAAGCTGAAGTAAAAACGCTAGCGATTTGGTCGAGTCGTTGGAGATTTTGCAGATCCTCCGGGCCACTTGAGACAAATCTTGTTCTTCCTTTCGTGATTTAATGTGCAAGAGGTGTTTCTTGGTAACCAAGAAACCTGGGAGATGTGACTTGACCCGGATCTTGATAGACTTCCATGCCAATTTCAGCTTCAACTTCAATCTCCAGACccgttttgttcttcttctccttagctTTCTCAATGGTGTTTTGACCAATGCGTTCTCCATTTATATGAGTATATATTTCAGgttatgatgaagatgatgataaaagaATTGATGTGTGTTCGATGTGCTTTACAAATGATCTCTATGTGTTATATAAATGAAGAAACATATAAACTCACACGCGCATATATGTTACTTCTAGGAAGATACTCAGATTAGACGAAGAATAAATGTTTGACCCGGTATAATATCTTCGGTTTAGCGGGCAAGTAAGCAAAGTGGTTGGTTGCTAATAGAATCAGATCCCCGGTTCAGGTAAACTGACCAGATCCAAAAGCTCTAGGTCGAtgatataattttctaaatttcctcTCTTAGAACGGTTTAATTAAGTCAAAAcacatttcattttctcaaAAATGATTTAGTTggtcaaagtaaaaaaaatacgCCATGATGTTagttttctacaatttattctTTGGCAGCTTAAGGACTTAAACAACTGCGGCTGCTATATTTACATAGAATTATGGAGTTGATTAATGATTATGTGTTAAGGACAAATCAACTCTTAGAAGAGTCTACTGTGTCGGCTTTTGTGTTAGGTTATATAACTTCATTTTCCTTCTAATAAACGGGTCCACTTATTTATGATTTAGAATTATTGCTGTTGGCTTGCTACTGGATACGTTACAGAAAATCCaataaaatccaacaaaaaaatgttattggcttactttgttcaaaaaaataaaataaaaaatgttccTGGCTGACtagatgaaaataaagaaacaaacatatcTCATTGTATAAATAAATGCATGTAAATTGACGTCCATTTCCGACCAACTGGTTTAACATAGTTGATCAATTTAAAATTCGGtgagaaattaatattttttaaaaaggattaTGCTAGTTTATAAAAATGTTACTATTGGCTTACTATAAGTTAAAACTAGCATAATCATCTTTTCGAAAGATTAATCATGATTATGCTAGTTTATAGTTATACTatcttaaaataatattgtggATAAGTTGATGATTCTGTATGAAAATCTTGTGGACTTCAAGTGGCTTATTAAGGTTGATGATAGTTGTAGATAAGAATTTCTAAGTTATATTAATGTT from Camelina sativa cultivar DH55 chromosome 3, Cs, whole genome shotgun sequence includes:
- the LOC104777063 gene encoding phospholipase A1-Igamma1, chloroplastic-like, yielding MENALVKTPLRKLRRRRTKRVWRLKLKLKLAWKSIKIRVKSHLPGFLVTKKHLLHIKSRKEEQDLSQVARRICKISNDSTKSLAFLLQLPKYSAADFLDRGDLMTPAASPRENISKMWRELHGSNNWENLLNPLHPWLRREVTKYGEFVESVYDSLDFDPLSEFCGSSRFNRNKLFEELGLTKHGYKVTKFIYAMSHVDVPQWFLSSSMGETWSKDSNWMGFLAVSGDRESLRIGRRDIVVAWRGTVTPTEWFMDLRTSKEPFDCKEEHGKNVVKVQSGFFSIYNSKSELTRYNKESASEQTMEEVKRLVKFFKDRGEEVSLTVTGHSLGGALALMNAYEAARDVPGLSGNVSVFSFGAPRVGNLAFKERLNSLGVKVLRVVNKQDIVPKLPGIVFNKVLNKINPITSRLNWVYRHVGTQLKLDVFSSPYVKRDSDLARSHNLEVYLHVLDGFHSKKSGFRVNARRDVASVNKSTDMLLDHLRIPECWYQVAHKGLILNKQTGRWVKPVRASEDIPSPLSTGPKPIHSL